The Ancylothrix sp. D3o DNA segment AGTAAGTCTGGCTAATATTATTGATGGCCTGAACAAAATCAGGACACATTTCTAAGATTTTTTGCTCTATTTCCCGTGCTTCTAAATATTTGTTTAATTCTAAGAAACCATGTGCTTTTTCGTGGAGAGTTGCTATTTCTATGGCATCGGGGCCGGTTAATCCTAAGTCTGTAATAATTTCTGTAGTTTTAGTCTCCAGTTCTCTGATAGTTTCTCGCACCTCTTCGGCTTTTTTATGTTGCGGCCAAGTTTCAACAAAGCGGCGAAATGTTTGCAAGGCTAACATCGGTCGTACATTGGTCATATAAGCGCCGGCTAACCCTAATGTTGCATCAGCATTATTGGGTTGAATTTCTATTAGGCGTTCGCAGGCATATTGATAATGCAGCATATCGCCTATTTCATAATAAAGATTAATTTGACTGATATAAACATCAGGTTCTTGGGGATATTTTGTTTCGAGGTTTTGCAAAATTTCAATAGCTTGATCCCAGTTTTGCCGGCGCATTTGAGCATGAGCTTTTGTTAATTCTGCGATAAGTTGTCCTTTACTGCTACCAAATCCTTTAGCTGAGGTGGTTGGTTTAAATTTTGCCATGATTTTTAGTTTCCTTGAGATTTTGTTAAAAGATAGCTACAAAAGCCCTAACCAAATTTTAGAGCTAGAAGTGCGAGTTATTAAATAAAAAAAATATTAAGAATTATTCAAAAAGGCGTAGTAGTTTGTAAATGGATAATTTTTTTTAATTGCGGATGCTCAAAACGTAGTTCTCTGGCGTGCAAATGTAATCGGCTGACTTCGCCAGAATACCCATAAAGAAAATCTCCTAAAATTGGCATTCCCAGTCCTCTAAAATCAGCGGAATGCACTCTTAATTGATGAGTGCGTCCTGTGAGAGGGAAAAACTCAACACGAGTTTTATTGTCTAGTTTTTCAATAACTCGAAATTTTGTGAAACTAAGTTTACCGTGTTCTATATCTACTTTTTGGTAAGGGCGATTTTGGGGATCTCCCCAGAGGGGTAAATCTATCAATCCTTGGTGGTTTTGAAGTGTGCCGGTAAGGATAGCTTCATAAATTTTTTCGACTTGCCGGTTTTGAAATTGCCGGCTAATTTGACGATATATTTCTAGGCTGCGCGCAAATAGCAAAATGCCTGATGTTTGTTGATCTAATCGATGTACAGCAAACAGAGAATTGCCATCGCTTAACAAATGACGCAGACGACTTAAAACGCTATCTTGCTTGTCGCTATAACGTCCGGGTACTGAAAGTAAACCGCTGGGTTTGTTGATAGCAATTAGCCATTCATCTTCATAAATAACCGGCAGATTAATTGGCGATAAAATAAGCTGGGACGAAGATTTTTGAGAATTTAATCCAGACAGTAAAAATCCCATTATTGGCTGACAACGTTCGGCACAAGCTCCATAAAATTGTCCTTGAATTTTATCTTGATTTGCAGAAACCGCACCCCACCAAAACTCTGCCATTGCTAAAGGTTTTAAATTGTGTTTTGCGGCATAGTTGAGCAATTTTGGCGCACAACAATCTCCTGTGCCGGTGGGTATAGAATTAACCGGCATTAATTCTTGTAATGAGAGAGTTTGGCCGGAAAAATTTGTCAGGCTGTAGGCTAAGTGCATTTGGGATTGTAATTGCCGAGAAAGAATTTTGCGCTGTTTTTTTAATTCTGAAATTTCTTGCTCTGCGGCTTCAATTTTTTGTTTAATGGGTTGCAAGACTAAATTTTGATTTTGTTTAAATTTACGCCGCTCAATGCCTTGTAATTGGCTTTCTTTGGTCAGTTCTTCTAAAGCCAAATTCAGCGCTTCTCCGCTGAGGCTTTGGCAGAGTAACGCTCGTTTTTCTTGTCGTTGTTTTTTACAAATTTGATGGTCTTCTGTTAGTTGAGATAATTGCTGCTCAAACTGGTCAAAAACCTTTTTATATTCTTCTCTTTCTGGAAGGTTTTTAAGCCTAATTAATTCTTGTTTAATGGTTTCTAGTTCAGTTAAAGTGCGGGTTTCTTCTAGGGCAATTTTTTCGCGTCCGGAAATAGGCGGTACCCATCCTTCAATTTGGCTTTGAGCGTTTAAAAGACCAGAGAAGGCTTTGAGGACTCGTTGTTTACCGTTGGGTAATTCTACGAGTAAGATTCCATACATTTTGCCTTCACAGAAATAACGCTCATCTTTGGCGAGTTGCTGCATTAAACCTTGGGCAATGGCTTCAGATAAGCGAGTGCGGGGGAGTCTTAATAATTCTCCTGTTTGAGGACAAATGCCTTCATAATAATAACTAGGAAAAGCGCTTTTGTCGGCAGAATTATTATCAATAAAATCGGAGATTTCGTGAAGCATCACCCTAGAAGAAAAAGTGTAAGTTTGGCACGGGTGAATTTTAGCAGTTTATTGTTCCATTTCCCAGTGGCAATAAAAAAGTTTACAAAATTTTGTTAAGAACGAGGAAAAGTTCTAACTTTATGCAGAGGGCAAAATGAGGTGATTTTTGCAAAAGTTTAATTATTATGAACACACTATTAAGCCTTGCGATTGGTATTACGTTAAGTGCGGCTTGCGGCTTCCGAATTTTTATACCGCCTTTGGTGATAAGTGCAGCCGCAGTTTTCGGACATTTGCCGCTTTCTCCTGATTGGCAGTGGGCGGGTACAACGCCTGCTTTAATTGCTTTTGCAACGGCTACTTTTTTTGAGGTGGCGGGTTATTATATTCCTTGGGTTGATCACATTTTGGATATATTTTCTACGCCTGGAGCAATGGCTGTAGGAACGATGATGGCGGCGGCTTTTTTTCCTGATAGTGATCCTTTGTGGCAATGGGCCGGTGCGGCTATTGCTGGGGGCGGTTCGGCGGGTATTATTCAAGTTTTGATGAATATGACTCGCTTATCTTCTACGGCGTTAACAGGAGGTTTTGGTAATGGTGTAATTTCGACTCTGGAATTAGTTGGGGCTGTGATTTTATCGATTATGGCGCTTTTTGTGCCGCTTTTGGCTTTAGCTTTGCTTGCAATGGGATTGATTTTTGTGGGTTATAAAGGGTTGCAGAAGTGGTCTGAAATAAGGCCGGTGGAAAAACCTAATTAATTTGCAAAAAAGGCTAAGCGGGAAAAAATAATTAACTGATTTGCTCCTCCTTAAAGTTAAAATGTTTATGGCGTTTGAAATTTTAAGGAGGAGTTTGTATGAGTGGGTGTTTTAATTATTTTTTGTCGCTCGTTTCACGCAAGGATTACAGCGCGTGGGAATTGAATAAAAAAGCACGAGACAAAGGGTTTGAGGTTGAGGAAATAGCAGAAGCAATTGAGCAGTTACAAAATCTAGGATATCAATCAGATTTACGGTTAGTGGAAAATTTGATTCTTGCTAATCAAAAAAAGTATGGTAAGCCGGTTTTGAAAAGGAAGTGTTTGCAAAAAGGTATTGCAGGCGATCTTTTTGAGAAAGTTTGGGCTGCTGCAACTGCGGAGGTGGAAAACGAAGATGCACCGGCCTTGATGGAGTTAAAAGCTAAAGTGATGCGAAAATACAAGATTACGGATTTTCAAAAGCTTGATCCTAAAGTTAAAAGCAAGATTATTAGCTATCTTCAATATAGGGGTTTTAATGCTTTTCAATTGTTACGGGAATGGCAAGAGGAGGAAAATTAACAAGTATTTTTGGAGTGCCGGCTGGCTATGAAACAAGCCGGCAGAGGAAAGGCTATTTTTGCTGATAGTAGGATTGAGCAATTGTTGGTGATAAATTAAAAAACTCGGCAAGTTTTTAAGCGAGTAGACATTTCTTGAATCCACCAACCTCCCCAAGCATCCATGATGCCTTCTGAAAGGGCCGGTCGTAGGGGTAAATGGCCTTTTGGTGCGGTTTTTTGGTCAAATATTGGTTGTGTTTTATCCCAGCCGACAATTTCTTCAAAGCGCAAGGAATCTTGATAGTTTTTGCCGTTAATATTTTGCCATATTTTTGCTTGGACGCTTAAACCAAATTGTCCGTTACTATTTTTAAGCCAGAGTTGATCTATGGTTTGGAGATCGGTGCACGGAAGTTTTTTAATATCACTTGCTGTGAGATATCCCTGCTGTTGTTGACCGGCCAGTTCTAAAAGTTTGTTAGAAGTGAGCCGGTTGGCTTCTCGCCAGTTTTTTGAGGTGAGGGCTTTTTCTAGGGGGTTAGAAGGGCTTGGAGAGGCGGCTACACAAGTTTTTACTCGTTCATAAAAGCCGGGTAAATATTTATAATTTCGTTCTTCTTGCAGATACATAGCATCAATGCTGCAACTGCCACAACCGCTGCCTATTTGACTTGTTAAGGAGTTAATAGTTTCCGCAGAGATTCCGTTCCAAGGTAAGTGTCCTTTGGGTGCTTTTGTAGTGTAATTCAGTTCGGTTTCCATGAGCCAAGTTGAGGCATACCATTTATCTTGAAATTCGGCATCGGTGAGGGGTTTTGTTCGCATCCAACCGGCTGTTTTTCCCAATGCTTCTACTTTTTGGCGGGGGTTGGTGTATTGTTGTTTTTGCCAGAGTTGTTGTTGGATGCTAAAGCCAAATTGCCCGTTACTGGCTTGCATCCAAAGGGTATCAATGGCGCGTAAATTTTCGCAGGGTATTTTGTTGAATTGGGCTTCGGAATAGAGGTCGCCGTTTGGATAAGTCCATTGTTGAATTAATTTTCTGGTTTCGATGTCGGCGGCTTTCCAGTTTTGTTGGTTTAAGTGTTGGCTGAGTTGAGGATATGAGTTGTTGGCGGTGTTAGAAATTGCTGGGTTTATAGTGAGTAGGGTAACGGTTATGGTGAAATAGAGAGGGTAGTTTTTCATAGTAGGGGGGGTTTTAAGGGTTTATTTGTGTTTTCGATGGGCCGGTTTCGGTTTCGGGAATTTGTGGGAGGGAGTTAGATAATATTATATTTTGAGACTTTGGGAATTGTTGGCTTAGACTGATGCTAGGGATACACAGGGGGATTTTTGGTTGAGTGAGTTTACGGAATGATGTTTTAAAATCAGTTTGTGGTAAATTTTTACCAGAGATGATATAAGTGAGTTGGAAGCAATTAAGGTGAGTTTGTATGCTGGAGTCTTTTCAGATACATAATTTTAGGGTTTTTCAACAACTTGAAGTTAGAAAGTTGGGACGAGTTAACCTAATTGTAGGCAAAAATAATTCGGGTAAAAGTACGTTTCTGGAAGCAGTACAACTCTATGCCAGCAATGCTTCTTCAACAGTGTTGGTTGAGATTGTAGAGTCTAGGCAAGAAACATGGGTTAGTGAGGCTTTATCACATTCTCAAAATTTTATCGGTAATGCGGTACGGCATCTTTTCTTTGGTCATAAATTGCCGAAAATAGGAGAGGAGGGGATTTCTCTGGGAGAGATATCTTCAAACAGAAAGCTGGAACTGGGTATTGCTGCTTACCAGAATACAAATGATGATGAAGGTAGGGTTAAAAAAATTCGTATTCCCGATGGAAATTTTGATGAAGATTTATCTAATGTGGAAATTTTCATGGTAGCAAAAGAAGGAAAAAAAACTAGAAGAATTTTTTTGTTGGATAGGGATATTACAAAGTTTCGACAAAACTCTATTTTGTATGAAAAGCCGGGATCGGAAACCAAATACACATGGCAGATTGTTGCCACAAATAATATGCCAAATCGAAAATTAGCGGCACTTTGGGATTTAACGAGTTTAACTGATTTAGAGTCGGAGGTTATTTCTGCCCTTGGTTTAATTGATGAAAGAGTTTCTGGAGTTGCTTTTGTAGAGGATGCTAGTAGACGTGCCATTGATAACCGTATTCCTTTGGTAAAAATGAAAGGTATTGATGAGCCATTACCGCTCAAAAGTATGGGAGATGGGATGACTCGTTTGTTCCATATAATTCTGGCTCTTGTAAATGCTAAAAATGGAATTTTATTAATTGATGAATTTGAAAACGGGTTGCATTGGAGTGTGCAGCCTAAAGTTTGGGATATTGTTTTTCAGCTATCGGAAAGGCTGAATGTGCAAGTGTTTGCAACAACTCACAGCCGCGATTGTATAAAAGGTTTTGATTATGCCTGGAATAAGTATCCTAAACAGGGTGCTTTTTTCAGACTTGATGCCAAGAGTCACGGGGTTAAAGCCACAGAATATACAGCGGAAACGCTTACAGATGCGATTGAAATGGATGTTGAGGTGCGATAGGATGGGGGATGTTTGTAAGCAAGATTCAGATAAAGTTTTATTGGTTGAGGGTGATAATGATTGTCATGTGGTGATGGCTTTATGTAAGGCTCATAATGTCCCTGAGATTTTTGGGATATATCAATGTGGTTCAGATGAGGGGGTTTTAAAGCGTTTAAATGCTCTGATTCTACGTCCTAATCCGCCTCAAGTAATTGGTGTTATGCTTGATGCGGATAAGCCGTCTGTTGAAGGGAGATGGCAGAGTATAAAAGATAAATTAAGAAATAATAATCACACTTATTTGCTGCCAGAAATTCCTAATGCTGATGGGACAATTGTTGAGGGTGAAGGTAAACCTAAGCTTGGATTTTGGCTAATGCCAAATAATCAAGATCGTGGGATGTTAGAAGATTTTTGTGCGGAACTTGCCGAACCGGCATCTCTGGAATTTGCGCGAGAATGTGTTGAACAAGCAAAGGAAAGGAATGTGAAAACTTTTAAAGATGTGCATAGTAGTAAAGCGGTTATTCATACATATCTTGCTTGGCAGGATGAACCCGGTTATCCATTAGGGAAAGCAATTACAAGTCAGGCTCTTCGTCCTCAAACACAGGTTGCAGTAAAATTTACGAATTGGTTAATATGTTTATTTAGATAACATTTTTATTGGTTTTTTAAAATCAAACAAAGAAATGGAAGATGAATTACTTTCTGAATATGATTTTGCTCAGATGCAAGGAGGTGTTAGAGGTAAGTATGTTGAGCGATATCGTGCAGGGACGAACTTAGTGCTTTTAGATTCTGATGTGGCTGAAGCTTTTCCAAATGATGCGGCTGTGAATGATGCTTTGAGGATGTTAATTCAGATTGCAAACCGGCATAATTTTAATAATAGGGTGAAGCCAACTGAATAAAACTCTAGGTTTATTGTTTTCAACAATAGTGATAGGGTAGGTTTTGCCGGCGGGGTTTTGGGTTTAGTAAACTTGAGGAAAAAATAACTTACTTAGGAATTTTTGCCAATTGAAAAACCTGTTCTGCGGTAATTTCTAAACCTTCAAACAAAGAATCAATTAAGGGGGTATCTGACCTATAAGTTTGGGCCGGTGCATCGGGATAAAAAACTGTAATGCTTCTAGCTTGACTATCGACAATCCAAACTCGTAATACACCGGCATTTAAGTAATCTCTTGCTTTAGTCATCAAGTCCCCAAAAGTTTGTCCGGGTGAAATAATTTCGATGACTAATTCTGGGGGTACGGAACAGACACCATCTTGATCCCAGTCAGCAGGAAATCGCTCAACTGAAATGTACAAAAGGTCTGGGATGGGTACCCAGTCTCGATTTGTTCGAGTTAATTTAATGCCTAGTTCGGGGCAAACTTCTCCTCGTTCATCACACCATTCTGAGAGCAATTGAAGTAAAACTCTGGTGAGTCGAGAATGAAATTTTTTCGGTGACATTTTAGGGATAGCCTCGCCATTAACTAATTCGTAAGTTACATCATCTGCCGGTAGGGCAAAAAATTCTTCGAGGGTTAGTTCTTTTTTTGTTTGCAACATTTTCTTAATCATTTACGCTAGGGATTGATGCTTGATTTCGAGGTGCCGGTGCACCGCGTAATAATCCTTCGATGCTAATATCTTCATCTATTTCTTGCCAATGAATCCCGTAACCGCCGCCGCAAATTTGCCATTTTTCTAACTGTTCGGGGGTAGCTTTGAGGAGTCGGGGGAACCAAGCTAGGGGAACTGTTATAATGCGTCCATCCATGATTTCAACGCTGAAAGAATCTTCATGGATAATAACGGTTTTTACCCGGATATCAGTTTGAGTTGAAATATTCATTCCATGCCTCCAAAAATTTTTGTTGATTAGCTTCGACAAGTAATTGTATTATCCTTAATTCTTTAGCCTTAAATCCGATATTTTTTGCTAAAGATACCGGAGATAACCAAAATTTAGCTGACATTTCATCTTTATCAATATGAATATGGGGAGGTTCGTTTGGTTCATGGCTGTAAAAGTAGAAGCGATAGCCTTCAAATCTTAAAACTGTTGGCATTGTCTAATAAAGTTTTAAGGAGTATATAATATATCATATTTACGGATTTTTGTCAATTTTTTAATAGTTCATTTGTATTGTGTTTTTATTTTAGCTGTAATGTTTGTAAAAGAACCCCCCCAATCCTCCCCCTGCGCGGGGAAGGAGTTAAAACTTTTCTGCCTACAA contains these protein-coding regions:
- a CDS encoding DUF4126 domain-containing protein, with product MNTLLSLAIGITLSAACGFRIFIPPLVISAAAVFGHLPLSPDWQWAGTTPALIAFATATFFEVAGYYIPWVDHILDIFSTPGAMAVGTMMAAAFFPDSDPLWQWAGAAIAGGGSAGIIQVLMNMTRLSSTALTGGFGNGVISTLELVGAVILSIMALFVPLLALALLAMGLIFVGYKGLQKWSEIRPVEKPN
- a CDS encoding regulatory protein RecX gives rise to the protein MSGCFNYFLSLVSRKDYSAWELNKKARDKGFEVEEIAEAIEQLQNLGYQSDLRLVENLILANQKKYGKPVLKRKCLQKGIAGDLFEKVWAAATAEVENEDAPALMELKAKVMRKYKITDFQKLDPKVKSKIISYLQYRGFNAFQLLREWQEEEN
- a CDS encoding GUN4 domain-containing protein, coding for MKNYPLYFTITVTLLTINPAISNTANNSYPQLSQHLNQQNWKAADIETRKLIQQWTYPNGDLYSEAQFNKIPCENLRAIDTLWMQASNGQFGFSIQQQLWQKQQYTNPRQKVEALGKTAGWMRTKPLTDAEFQDKWYASTWLMETELNYTTKAPKGHLPWNGISAETINSLTSQIGSGCGSCSIDAMYLQEERNYKYLPGFYERVKTCVAASPSPSNPLEKALTSKNWREANRLTSNKLLELAGQQQQGYLTASDIKKLPCTDLQTIDQLWLKNSNGQFGLSVQAKIWQNINGKNYQDSLRFEEIVGWDKTQPIFDQKTAPKGHLPLRPALSEGIMDAWGGWWIQEMSTRLKTCRVF
- a CDS encoding ATP/GTP-binding protein, translated to MLESFQIHNFRVFQQLEVRKLGRVNLIVGKNNSGKSTFLEAVQLYASNASSTVLVEIVESRQETWVSEALSHSQNFIGNAVRHLFFGHKLPKIGEEGISLGEISSNRKLELGIAAYQNTNDDEGRVKKIRIPDGNFDEDLSNVEIFMVAKEGKKTRRIFLLDRDITKFRQNSILYEKPGSETKYTWQIVATNNMPNRKLAALWDLTSLTDLESEVISALGLIDERVSGVAFVEDASRRAIDNRIPLVKMKGIDEPLPLKSMGDGMTRLFHIILALVNAKNGILLIDEFENGLHWSVQPKVWDIVFQLSERLNVQVFATTHSRDCIKGFDYAWNKYPKQGAFFRLDAKSHGVKATEYTAETLTDAIEMDVEVR
- a CDS encoding DUF3226 domain-containing protein; the protein is MGDVCKQDSDKVLLVEGDNDCHVVMALCKAHNVPEIFGIYQCGSDEGVLKRLNALILRPNPPQVIGVMLDADKPSVEGRWQSIKDKLRNNNHTYLLPEIPNADGTIVEGEGKPKLGFWLMPNNQDRGMLEDFCAELAEPASLEFARECVEQAKERNVKTFKDVHSSKAVIHTYLAWQDEPGYPLGKAITSQALRPQTQVAVKFTNWLICLFR
- a CDS encoding Uma2 family endonuclease; the protein is MLQTKKELTLEEFFALPADDVTYELVNGEAIPKMSPKKFHSRLTRVLLQLLSEWCDERGEVCPELGIKLTRTNRDWVPIPDLLYISVERFPADWDQDGVCSVPPELVIEIISPGQTFGDLMTKARDYLNAGVLRVWIVDSQARSITVFYPDAPAQTYRSDTPLIDSLFEGLEITAEQVFQLAKIPK
- a CDS encoding DUF2442 domain-containing protein; this encodes MNISTQTDIRVKTVIIHEDSFSVEIMDGRIITVPLAWFPRLLKATPEQLEKWQICGGGYGIHWQEIDEDISIEGLLRGAPAPRNQASIPSVND
- a CDS encoding DUF4160 domain-containing protein — protein: MPTVLRFEGYRFYFYSHEPNEPPHIHIDKDEMSAKFWLSPVSLAKNIGFKAKELRIIQLLVEANQQKFLEAWNEYFNSN